Within the Acidimicrobiales bacterium genome, the region CGTCTGGACCGGGCCGCTCACGAACTCACTGCATCACGACGGTCACATCGCCTTCGACGACGGTGGCCACCTCGTCATCTCGTTCCATAGCCAGCTGATCGAGGTCGGCGGCGGCGGGGGATCGACGGTCGTGAGCGACGGGTGGGTGAGCCCGTTCGCCTTCGACATCGACGCGCACAACCGACTCTTCGTGGCCGACCAACCGCCGCTCCACGGCCGCGCCCTCGTGGCCCACGGACGCGACGGCGCCGCGGCGCGCCGGCGGCGCGGTGCCGAGTTGTTCCGCGGCTCGAAGCCCAGCGGTCTGGTGGTCCTCGGCGACGACCTCCTCGTATGCCGCGGCGGTCAGGGCGACGTGTTCCGCGTCCACGTCGACGCCGGCGGAAGTCTCAAGCGGCGCGCCGCCCTGCCCGACGTGAAATGCCGCAGCGCCATTGTCGCCCTCAGCGACGGCTCGATCGTGACGTCCGTCGCCCACGAGATCCGCCGCTACCCGCCGGCGTAACCCGTCGCCCGCTCACGTTCTGCCATGGCAGGATCAGCCGCATGACCTTTCCCATCACGTTTGGCGTGTTCATGCCGCAGGGCTGGAAGATGGAACTCGCCGAGCTCGAGGGCGCCGAGGCCAAGTGGAACAAGGCCGTCGAGATCGCGGTCAAGGCCGAAGAACTCGGCTTCGACTCGCTCTGGGTCTACGACCACTTCCACAACGTGCCGCGGCCGGCGCACGAGGCCGTGTTCGAGTGCTGGACGACGATGGCGGCGATCAGTCAGCGCACGTCGAAGATTCGGCTCGGCCAGATGGTCGGGTGCAATAGCTACCGCGAGCCGTCGGTGCTGGCGAAGATCACGAGCACCGTCGACGTGATCAGCGGGGGCCGCCTTGACTGGGGCATCGGGGCCGGCTGGTACGAGAACGAGTACAAGGGCTACGGCTTCGAGTTCAAAGCGCCGAAGGACCGCATCGGGATGCTCAAGGAGTGCGTCGAGATCGTGCGGTCGATGTGGACGGAGCAAGAAACGTCCTACGACGGCAAGTACTACAAGCTGGAACGGGCGCACTGTGACCCGAAGCCGCTGCAGTCGCCGCGGCCGCGCATCCTGATCGGTGGCGGCGGCGAGCAGCTGACATTGCGCGTCGTGGCCCGTCTCGCCGACCGGTCGAACTTCGGCGGCACGCCCGAACAGTTCGCCGCCAAGTGCGAGATCCTCAAGAACCACTGCAAGGACGTCGGGCGCGATTACGACGAGATCGAAAAGACGATCTCGGGTGAAGTGATGATCCGCGAGTCCGAAGACGAGCTGCGCGCCCTCGGTTCCAAGTCCCTGTGGGGTCAGCCCTTCGACGAGTGGCGCGCCGGTGCACTCGTCGGCACGCCCGACGAAGTGGCCGAGAAGGTCAAGCAGTACGTCGACCTCGGCTGCACCGGCTTCTTCCCGTGGACGAGCGACTATCCGTCAACCGAGACGATCGAGTTGTTCGCCGGGATCGCCAAGCAGTTCCGCTAGGTCGTGTCGACGGCGCGGCGTCGGACGTGGGCGACGGCACTCGTCGTCGCTGCCGGTCTGCTCGCCGGCTGCGGCGGGTCGGCCTCGCCGTCGGTCGCCGGGACGCGCCCGCACCACCTCCACGCGTCGGTCCACGTCGACGGCCTCGCCCGGCCGGTTACGGCGTCGGTCACCCTGGAGTTCCCGGCGCGCTGGGACGTCACCGCGGCCACGGCGACCCATCTGCGCTTCCGTGAGGGCACGCGCGGTTGCACGTACACGGTGGACGCACGCCTCGACGTGGTCTCGCTCGACGTGGCGACGGCGACCGACGCAGCCCGTTCGCTGGTCCCGACGGGTACCGGTCATCTGTTGGAGTCCGGACAGCGGGGCTCGGCGGGCTGGCGAGTGGTGAAGCTGCGCGGCAACGGGACCCAGGTGCGCCTTGATGCCGTGCGGACCCAGCCGCTGCGCTCCGTCGCTAAACGCGCCGGTCGGCCGACGTGGCTGGCGACGCGCCTGACGGGCGCATCGGATGCCGGCGACGAGTGCCACTCCGGGACCTACCGCGACACCCTCGGGCCGGCCTTGGGCGACGCCCTCGCCACCATGCGAGCCCGCGCCTACTGAGGGAGGCCTGCGCCTTACTTGAACCAGAGGCGCACGTAGTTGCGCGACTGGGGATGCACGATCAGCGCGAGGAGGGCGATCTCGAAGATCCACTCCACGAGGTCGAGGCTGAGCGGGCTTTGGTGGTAGCGCACGCAAAAGGCGAGCTTCGCCACGATTGGCAGCGCGGCGACGGCGATGCCGAGAAACCACCCGAGTTTCTTCTCCTGCGCGATGAAGTAGGCGCCGACGGCGCCGCCCACCGCGACGAACAAGCGGCCGAGGTTCTCGGCTTGCTGTGACTGCAAGGCGGCGCCGACGCCGGTGTTCTGGCCGAGCAGGATGAACACCGCCCCGGCGTAGAGCAGGAACGTGGCGATGACGAGCGTCTGGGGCTGGCTCTGGTTGACCCACCGGCGTGTTTGCACGGGCGTCAGTATCTCAGGCGCGGCTGGCCAGCTGGCCGCATGCGGCGTCGATCGACTGTCCACGCGTGTGGCGCACCGTCGCATTCACGCCGCGTTCGACCAACGCATCGGCGAACCCGCGCACCGCGGCGCGCGTCGAGCCCATGACCAGGTAGCCCGGTGTCGGGTTGAGCGGGATGAGGTTGACGTGGGCGCCGAGGGGCACCGCGATCTCGGCGAGCTCGTCGACGTCGGACGGCCGGTCGTTCACCCCGGCGATGCACGCCCACTCGAAACTGAGGCGGCGGTTGCGGTTGCCGATGTAGGCGCGGCAGGCGGCGAGCAACGACGCCAGCGGGTAGCGACGGTTGATCGGCACGAGTTCGTTGCGCAGCGTGTCGTTGGCCGCGTGCAGCGACACCGCCAGGCCGACCGGTAGCTCCTCGCGCGCCAGGCGGTGGATGCCGGGCACGACGCCGACGGTCGAGATCGTGATGTGGCGCGCCGAGAGACCGAGGTCGCCGTGGATGCGGTCGACGGCCCGCCACGTGGCGTCGTAGTTGGCCAGCGGCTCGCCC harbors:
- a CDS encoding LLM class F420-dependent oxidoreductase, producing MTFPITFGVFMPQGWKMELAELEGAEAKWNKAVEIAVKAEELGFDSLWVYDHFHNVPRPAHEAVFECWTTMAAISQRTSKIRLGQMVGCNSYREPSVLAKITSTVDVISGGRLDWGIGAGWYENEYKGYGFEFKAPKDRIGMLKECVEIVRSMWTEQETSYDGKYYKLERAHCDPKPLQSPRPRILIGGGGEQLTLRVVARLADRSNFGGTPEQFAAKCEILKNHCKDVGRDYDEIEKTISGEVMIRESEDELRALGSKSLWGQPFDEWRAGALVGTPDEVAEKVKQYVDLGCTGFFPWTSDYPSTETIELFAGIAKQFR
- the rlmN gene encoding 23S rRNA (adenine(2503)-C(2))-methyltransferase RlmN, coding for MTRHDLSLDDLASLPALASEPAYRARQVWDGLYSQLADVGELTTLPKSLRAALVDEPALRPALRETMRQEADKATTVKWLFGLDDGNAVETVLMHYPGRSTVCVSSQAGCAMACGFCATGQGGFRRHLTTGEIVEQVVRAAREAKATQRRLSNVVFMGMGEPLANYDATWRAVDRIHGDLGLSARHITISTVGVVPGIHRLAREELPVGLAVSLHAANDTLRNELVPINRRYPLASLLAACRAYIGNRNRRLSFEWACIAGVNDRPSDVDELAEIAVPLGAHVNLIPLNPTPGYLVMGSTRAAVRGFADALVERGVNATVRHTRGQSIDAACGQLASRA